The genomic DNA GGTTTCGGATTCGTCGGCGGAAGCTGAAGAAGATCTAAACGGTGTTCCGCCGGAGACGTACTGTGTATGGACACCGAAACAACCGAGTtcagaagatgatgatcttAAAGGACTCTGTTCTTCTCCGTCGCAGAGCAAGATCAAAAGCAACTCAGCTGGATTCTCGAAACGTTGGAAGCTGAGGAATCTTTTGTACGTTAGAAGCAACAGCGAAGGGAACGAGAAGCTCGTGTTTCCGGCACCGGTTAAGAAAAgcgatgagaaagaagaagaggaagaggaagcgTCGTCAAAGGTGGTGGCCGGAGAAGAAACGAAACGACAGACGAATTTGCCGTATAGGAAGGATATGATTGGAATATTAAGAAATGTAAATGGGCTAAGTCGTCATTTACGTCCTTTTTAATGCTGACGTGGCTCTCCTTAGACGCGGACTTTGGGTGGGCTtccgtttctttctttctttttctcacttacttttctttctttttttactttttttttttttttttaattttaattttctctctctctcaacctttttcttttattagtttcCGAGAAAATCTTGAGTGTTGGGCgagaaagtaaatattttattttataatgcGTCGGTTTTTGGATTAGATTTGTATAAGTTTTTGGTGGTTTGATTATTGGAAATGGAGACTAATAATGGCTTTTTATTGAAATAAAACTTGGTTCGTCGTCATTATGTTGAATTGTTACTTAAATTTATGTGAGTGTATGAATTTGGATAAGTGTTGTAATGTTTTAGACACAAAGAAAGTGTTGTGGTCCATTAACGTGTGGAGTCTCTACTCTCTCGTATAcctttttgaagaaaaatatagagatggaattgtttaatttggatttataaGTTTTAGGTGGATATTGTAGGAATGTTTGGTTTGCCTTGAGATCTTCTTGGTTCAAAATTTTCCTATAAACAGATTCGTGTTCACACTATTTGGTTGAGGTGACTTGAGTCATCCTAATTCCTAAACCTACATACTATGAAATGAATGATGTATTCAGAAAAGATATATACTTAATTTAATAGTTAGTAGTATTCGttgattcattcatcttctATAAATTCAAACTTGAAACTTCATCTTTGGTGTCTTGTCTtgtctaaataaaaatatgtttagtgGAATCAGCAACAAATTCAAATGAGTTGGATTACGAATCTGGTGATGTATATACTggtaattttgttaaattattccTATTTCATTATGATTAATCGATGAAATGGGACTAGGCGACTAGCTAGAGTAAAATGTACGGTGCAACTGTTCCTATCATATACTAATGTCATAGATCAGAACCAATAGATTTTATTGTCCGATTTCATTACACAATCTCATCGTAAAGCTAAAgcatcaaaaataattaatcgTCTTATCAGCCAAGATAAATTAACAAAACCGTTATTGcttaatataaaatctaaaatacaatctAAAGTATTATTATAAGCTACAAGTTGGACATGCGTCTTTTAGGAAACGAAGTACCGGCTCAGATAAAACTATCATAACACTAGACAAATCAggttaaattatgaaaaagaatGACTTGCAAGTTACGATTTATGATAACTTAGAAAACCTTTTTATCATAAACCGACCAATTGTTTTCCTAGTAAGTTTATCTCAAAAACATAATAACTACAAAATAATGAGTCGACAAAATTGTTTTCCTAGTAAGTTTATCTCAAAAACATAATAACTACAAATTGTTGTTGGTTCGAAATCGCCTTTGCCaaacatttaattaataaatatagtgTGAAGGTGTTTCAGATATGACTTACAAGTTAAAATTATTCCTAATGATTTTAGCGGTGGGAGTAGGTTGGTTAAAAAGATTGCATTCTCTGTCTTTATCCCTACTCTAATATGAATACGATCCATGCctaatttttcaaaatccaagTTTTATTCCAAGGATTATAAAcataaaagttttatttcatGTAATAGTATTTGGCaatattttaatcaatcaaTATTTCAAATCAATTTGTGGTTTccattaattttataaacaacCGAGTGGCCAATTCCCAAGCAAAAAGCCAACAAAAGTAGCACAAGTGATGATGCTGCAAGCTATCTCTACTCATGAAGTTGAGAGGCTTTTCAAGAAACAGATGACGACGACAACAGAAGATGGAAACTCTACCGATGAAGCCTCGTAGGCTTTTCAAGAACCCTAATTAGgcttttgttttaactttttactATTCTTGGATTTTTACTTTAAACGGAAAGCTTTGGTAAAAATGGTTTCATATTATTGGTTTGGCGTTGTTCGGATCAGAGATACATTAGTTTACACCACCCATGATCCTCCCAAAAAACGCTATTAAGTACTAACCCATTCTCTACACTAATCTTGTtcccacattttttttttcaaaacacttCACTAATGTCCTTCCAACAACCAATTTGTCAGGCATGAACTGGCCTCgcaccagaagaagaaagctgCACAGTCGCCGCGTATTCACGCGCCCACGAGTCATAGTGAACAATCTCTTCAAGAGAAGGTGATGTTACCAACTCGTTACGATGTTTATCGCATGTTAACTCCACAACCTTGAAGATATCCAAATAGCTTATCCTGTAAACAAAAGTGAGAATATAAACAAACTTGATCCGTTTCACAAACTCCATTGAGATGcacaaagagaaaacaaagtctTACTTTTCATCAATGAACATTTCAACGGCTTTCTCATTGGCGGCGCTGAGAACTCCAGTCATTGTCCCTCCAGCTCGTCCAGCAGCATAAGCAAGATCCATGGATGGGTATTTCACATTGTCTGGCTTCTTGAAAGTCAACGAACCGAGTCTGCCAAAATCCACAATCGTAAATAATCAACTTTTGGTTTTAGGTGCTGAAtgcaaaaccaaaaccgaaGACCGATTGGGGAATCTTCAACTAAGCTTAGCTTCACACTTGATAAACAGACagtataatgtatatatatgtggtttGCTTACTTGCAAAGGTCAAGTCTTGGCCAAGTTACTTCAGAACAAGGAACTCTATCGGGCCATGACATGGTGTAGAGAATTGGTAAACGCATATCAGGCCAACCCAATTGAGCAAGTACAGATGAATCCTatggaacaaaacaaaatacatgtTATACACTTTGAAAccggaagacaaaaaaaagcaGTTATTTAGTTGTCAGGCAAGACCTGTGTTTCAATCATGGAGTGTATGATACTTTGAGGATGAATGACAATCTCTATATCGTCATACTCAGCTCCAAACAAATAATGTGCTTCGATGACCTCAAGACCCTGTTCCAAGAAATCAAGAATTTATCTACCTTGATTAAAAGGTACTTTTAAAAATCAGAGTTTAACATTGAGGAGAAAATGATCTTAACCTTGTTGAAAAGTGTAGCCGAGTCCACAGTGATTTTCTTTCCCATGTTCCAGTTTGGATGCTTCAACGCATCCGCTACTTTAACTTCCTTCAGCTTTTCAACAGGCCAATCCCTATTTCAACATCCAATTAACATTTCCCATTAACCACATGAGaactgagaaaaaaatatatgcagAGAGAAGAATATTGAAACAAACCTAAAAGCTCCACCAGATGCAGTCAAAATTATCTTGCGCAGAGCGCCTTCAGGCAAACCTTGAATACACTAGAGAACATAAAAGAAGAGTTTTCACTCAAATTGCCAGAGGTAGAAATTGCATCAAGACCAATACTTAACTCAATATAAAAGTTGAGGTACTTAAATTCTATGTGAATTATGATACCTGAAATATAGCAGAGTGTTCTGAATCTGCCGGAAGAATCTTAACATTATGTTTCTTGGCAAGCGGAAGCACGAATGGGCCACCTGCGATTAATGTCTCCTTGTTTGCAAGAGCAATGTCCTTTCCTGCTTCAATTGCAGCAACCGTAGGCTGCAGTAATTACAAACAACAAGTTTCATCACTTTACTTTCTTATTCCTATTCTCTCAATACAGTTTTACTAACAAAAAACTAGAGAATATACCTTTAGTCCTGCACAACCTACTATTCCGGTAACAACAGTTACAGCTTCAGGGTGTCGAGCAACCTGTTGATGAACATAAGTAAGAACTCAATAATGATAGAAACTTTGTGAAAATCTACACTNAATTATCTTGCGCAGAGCGCCTTCAGGCAAACCTTGAATACACTAGAGAACATAAAAGAAGAGTTTTCACTCAAATTGCCAGAGGTAGAAATTGCATCAAGACCAATACTTAACTCAATATAAAAGTTGAGGTACTTAAATTCTATGTGAATTATGATACCTGAAATATAGCAGAGTGTTCTGAATCTGCCGGAAGAATCTTAACATTATGTTTCTTGGCAAGCGGAAGCACGAATGGGCCACCTGCGATTAATGTCTCCTTGTTTGCAAGAGCAATGTCCTTTCCTGCTTCAATTGCAGCAACCGTAGGCTGCAGTAATTACAAACAACAAGTTTCATCACTTTACTTTCTTATTCCTATTCTCTCAATACAGTTTTACTAACAAAAAACTAGAGAATATACCTTTAGTCCTGCACAACCTACTATTCCGGTAACAACAGTTACAGCTTCAGGGTGTCGAGCAACCTGTTGATGAACATAAGTAAGAACTCAATAATGATAGAAACTTTGTGAAAATCTACACTACtacaatcaaaacaaacaaatgcaCTAACCTCAATCACTCCTTGCTCCCCTGGAATGATCTCAGGTTTGTAGTCCAAATCTGCTAATGCCTCTTTAAGCTCATTAATCAATGACTCGTTTCTAACAGCAACCAACGCAGGCTTAAATCTCCTTACCTGCCACCATTCAAAAGAGGGTAAACGAACCATAATGTAAACTTTTCTCGTAATCACAGAAGGAGAATAAAACTAAGCAAGAACCTGATATTTCTGGTTTGATTCGCTATACTACTAGTTTACATTATATTACTTATGCAACTGTCATTGAATTGAGAAATAAAATAGATTCTAAGTGGTCTGAACGAGGAATTGGAGCTGTATGTTACCTGATCAGCAAGGAGAGTAACATTGGAACCAGCAGCTAGAGCCACAACTCTAAATTTGTCAGGATTCTCAGCCACAATATCCAATGTCTGCAAAATGCAAGTTCTTATCCATAAAACTGATCGTATAAAAACTCATTCTTCTTCGTGCATAGTCATCATAACACAATTTATAGTCTGGTCCTACTCAAAAACTGGACAATAATGCCTTAATCTAACTTCATGGAACTAAACTCATCTGGCAAAGagtaagaagaaaccaaagaaacagattaaaaaaaaaaacctgagtGCCAATAGAACCAGTAGATCCAACGATAGAGATGGGTTTTGGTCCATCCCAAGATTGACGAGGTGCCTCAGGAACAGCTCTCCCAGGCCATgctggaggaggagaagaagattgctgCTGCACTTTCACTGAACACTTGACTCCTTT from Camelina sativa cultivar DH55 chromosome 2, Cs, whole genome shotgun sequence includes the following:
- the LOC104740422 gene encoding uncharacterized protein LOC104740422, which translates into the protein MQTSRLLSFSSNSPSFGSFSSTVDLAAIAARVVEEFRDQEDTPQPSDSPLTNNEDNDDESEFAFDCPSHVCSQPLATADEIFFNGQIRPLNPYGSNAPEKSQPTPRRRRPALRKLMSEELRDHPTAVSDSSAEAEEDLNGVPPETYCVWTPKQPSSEDDDLKGLCSSPSQSKIKSNSAGFSKRWKLRNLLYVRSNSEGNEKLVFPAPVKKSDEKEEEEEEASSKVVAGEETKRQTNLPYRKDMIGILRNVNGLSRHLRPF
- the LOC104740429 gene encoding 1-deoxy-D-xylulose 5-phosphate reductoisomerase, chloroplastic-like, with the protein product MMMTLNSLSPAESVAISFFDTSRFNLIPKIPGGFGLRKRNQGRDFGKGVKCSVKVQQQSSSPPPAWPGRAVPEAPRQSWDGPKPISIVGSTGSIGTQTLDIVAENPDKFRVVALAAGSNVTLLADQVRRFKPALVAVRNESLINELKEALADLDYKPEIIPGEQGVIEVARHPEAVTVVTGIVGCAGLKPTVAAIEAGKDIALANKETLIAGGPFVLPLAKKHNVKILPADSEHSAIFQCIQGLPEGALRKIILTASGGAFRDWPVEKLKEVKVADALKHPNWNMGKKITVDSATLFNKGLEVIEAHYLFGAEYDDIEIVIHPQSIIHSMIETQDSSVLAQLGWPDMRLPILYTMSWPDRVPCSEVTWPRLDLCKLGSLTFKKPDNVKYPSMDLAYAAGRAGGTMTGVLSAANEKAVEMFIDEKISYLDIFKVVELTCDKHRNELVTSPSLEEIVHYDSWAREYAATVQLSSSGARPVHA